The DNA region TATTCCGCGCCCAGGCGCACCGGCATCGAGAAATCGACCTGGATCGTGCCGCACTGCCAGTGGCGGCCGATGGCGTCCTTCAGCGTGTATTCGATCTTCGGACCGTAGAACGCGCCCTCGCCCGGAGAGATCTCGAACGCGCAGCCGGTGCGCTCCAGGCTGTCCATCAAGGCCTTCTCGGCGGCGTCCCACGTCGCGTCGGAACCGATGCGCTTCTCCGGCCGCGTGGCCACCTTGTACAGCACTTCCGTAAAACCGAAGTCCTGGTAGACCTTCTGCAGGAGCGCCGTAAAGGCGGCGCATTCGTCCTGCAACTGGTCCTCGGTGCAGAAAATGTGGCCGTCGTCCTGCGTGAAACCGCGCACGCGCATCATGCCGTGCAGCGAACCGGAGGGCTCGTTGCGATGGCACTGGCCGAATTCGCCGTAGCGCAGCGGCAGGTCGCGGTAGGAATGCAGGCCGGCGTTGTAAATCTGCACGTGGCCCGGGCAGTTCATGGGCTTCAGGCCGTAGACGCGGTTCTCGGACTCCGTCGTGAACATGTTTTCACGATAGTTGTCCCAGTGGCCCGTTTTCTTCCACAGGGAAATGTCCAGGATCTGCGGCGCCTTGACTTCCTGGTAACCGTTGTCGCGATAGACCGCGCGCATGTACTGCTCGACCTGCTGCCAGAGCTGCCAGCCCTTGGGATGCCAGAAGATCAGGCCCGGCGCCTCGTCCTGGAAGTGGAACAGGTCCAGTTCGCGGCCCAGCTTGCGGTGGTCGCGCTTTTCGGCCTCTTCCAGCATGTGCAGGTAGGCGTCCTGTTCTTCCTTGGTCGCCCAGGCCGTGCCGTAGATACGCTGCAGCATCTCGTTCTTGCTGTCGCCGCGCCAGTAGGCGCCCGCCACCTTCATCAGCTTGAAGACCTTCAGCTTGCCCGTCGACGGCACGTGCGGTCCGCGGCACAGGTCGACGAAGTCGCCTTCGCGGTACAGGCTGAGGACTTCATTGGACGGGATCGAGGCGATGATCTCGGCCTTGTAGTTCTCGCCGATGCTCTTGAAATAGGCCACGGCGTCGTCGCGCGTCCATTCCTCGCGCGTCACGACCTCGTCCTTGCGCGCCAGTTCGGCCATCTTTTTCTCGATGGCCTGCAGGTCTTCCGGCGTAAAGGGACGCTTGTACGAGAAGTCGTAGTAGAAACCGTTGTCGATCACCGGGCCGATGGTGACCTGCGCATCGGGGAACAGCGACTTGACCGCGTACGCCAGCAAGTGCGCCGTGGAGTGGCGGATCAGGTCCAGGCCGTCGGCGTCCTTGGCGGTGACGATGCCCAGCTCGGCGTCGCCGTCGATGCGATAGGACGTATCGACCAGGCGCGGCTTTTCGCCGTTGCGGGCCACGCGGCCGCCCAGGGCGGCGCGCGCCAGGCCCGCGCCGATCGACTGCGCCACCTCGGCCACCGTGACGGGCCCGGGAAACTCGCGGCGGGAACCGTCGGGCAAGGTAATCTGAACCATTTGAAGCTTCCTGATGTATGAAATGAAAAACGCGGCTATCGGCCGCGTTTTCTTTGTCTGGCGCCGCCAACCCCGACCTGCGGGCTGGCCACGAACCTACCTAAGTCGCAGCATGTCAGCATGGACTCAAGGTCGTAGTTCGGGCATATCGTGGAGACATTC from Bordetella genomosp. 10 includes:
- the thrS gene encoding threonine--tRNA ligase → MVQITLPDGSRREFPGPVTVAEVAQSIGAGLARAALGGRVARNGEKPRLVDTSYRIDGDAELGIVTAKDADGLDLIRHSTAHLLAYAVKSLFPDAQVTIGPVIDNGFYYDFSYKRPFTPEDLQAIEKKMAELARKDEVVTREEWTRDDAVAYFKSIGENYKAEIIASIPSNEVLSLYREGDFVDLCRGPHVPSTGKLKVFKLMKVAGAYWRGDSKNEMLQRIYGTAWATKEEQDAYLHMLEEAEKRDHRKLGRELDLFHFQDEAPGLIFWHPKGWQLWQQVEQYMRAVYRDNGYQEVKAPQILDISLWKKTGHWDNYRENMFTTESENRVYGLKPMNCPGHVQIYNAGLHSYRDLPLRYGEFGQCHRNEPSGSLHGMMRVRGFTQDDGHIFCTEDQLQDECAAFTALLQKVYQDFGFTEVLYKVATRPEKRIGSDATWDAAEKALMDSLERTGCAFEISPGEGAFYGPKIEYTLKDAIGRHWQCGTIQVDFSMPVRLGAEYVDADDQRKPPVMLHRAILGSLERFIGMLIENHAGAMPPWLAPVQAVVCCISEPSADYAAQIAQTLKKQGFRVESDLRGEKITYKIREHSLQKIPYILVVGEKEREAGTVAVRGRGGLELGAIKLEDFISRLATDVSARRDVAA